From the genome of Silurus meridionalis isolate SWU-2019-XX chromosome 20, ASM1480568v1, whole genome shotgun sequence, one region includes:
- the chico gene encoding chico isoform X1, translating into MMFPQARHSASSQSAQPLKFTTSDSCDRIKDEFQFLQAQYHSLKLECDKLATEKSEMQRHYIMYYEMSYGLNIEMHKQAEIVKRLNAICAQVLPYLSQEHQQQVLGAIERAKQVTPPEMNSIIRQQLQAHQLSQLQGLALPMAPLPLGLTPPSLPSSSSSSTAPGLFSLSSILASHAHLAKEEKNAREAANNADTHRDDDGDKSD; encoded by the exons GCCTCGTCTCAATCAGCACAACCGCTAAAGTTCACCACCTCGGACTCCTGCGACCGCATTAAAGATGAGTTTCAGTTTCTCCAAGCACAGTACCACAG CCTAAAGCTGGAATGTGATAAACTGGCCACGGAGAAATCAGAGATGCAGCGTCACTACATCATG TACTACGAGATGTCTTATGGGCTCAACATCGAAATGCACAAACAG GCCGAGATCGTAAAGCGGCTGAATGCCATCTGCGCGCAGGTGCTGCCCTACCTGTCCCAAGAG caTCAACAGCAGGTCTTGGGAGCGATTGAAAGAGCCAAGCAGGTCACTCCACCAGAGATGAACTCGATCATTCGG CAGCAGCTCCAGGCCCACCAGCTCTCTCAACTGCAGGGTTTGGCTCTTCCTATGGCTCCACTGCCCCTGGGTTTGACCCCTCCGTCCCtgccttcatcctcctcctcctccactgcTCCGggtctcttctctctctccagcatCCTGGCATCGCACGCTCACCTTGCCAAAGAAGAGAAGAACGCCCGCGAAGCTGCGAACAACGCCGACACTCACCGTGACGACGACGGAGACAAATCCGACTAA
- the chico gene encoding chico isoform X2 yields the protein MMFPQARHSASSQSAQPLKFTTSDSCDRIKDEFQFLQAQYHSLKLECDKLATEKSEMQRHYIMYYEMSYGLNIEMHKQAEIVKRLNAICAQVLPYLSQEHQQQVLGAIERAKQVTPPEMNSIIRQLQAHQLSQLQGLALPMAPLPLGLTPPSLPSSSSSSTAPGLFSLSSILASHAHLAKEEKNAREAANNADTHRDDDGDKSD from the exons GCCTCGTCTCAATCAGCACAACCGCTAAAGTTCACCACCTCGGACTCCTGCGACCGCATTAAAGATGAGTTTCAGTTTCTCCAAGCACAGTACCACAG CCTAAAGCTGGAATGTGATAAACTGGCCACGGAGAAATCAGAGATGCAGCGTCACTACATCATG TACTACGAGATGTCTTATGGGCTCAACATCGAAATGCACAAACAG GCCGAGATCGTAAAGCGGCTGAATGCCATCTGCGCGCAGGTGCTGCCCTACCTGTCCCAAGAG caTCAACAGCAGGTCTTGGGAGCGATTGAAAGAGCCAAGCAGGTCACTCCACCAGAGATGAACTCGATCATTCGG CAGCTCCAGGCCCACCAGCTCTCTCAACTGCAGGGTTTGGCTCTTCCTATGGCTCCACTGCCCCTGGGTTTGACCCCTCCGTCCCtgccttcatcctcctcctcctccactgcTCCGggtctcttctctctctccagcatCCTGGCATCGCACGCTCACCTTGCCAAAGAAGAGAAGAACGCCCGCGAAGCTGCGAACAACGCCGACACTCACCGTGACGACGACGGAGACAAATCCGACTAA